From Quercus lobata isolate SW786 chromosome 1, ValleyOak3.0 Primary Assembly, whole genome shotgun sequence, one genomic window encodes:
- the LOC115955666 gene encoding phytochrome B-like, with protein MVNSLNSKFLTTIPFVKDYKVVESVRELTRYDRVMVYKFHEDEHGEVVAERKRPDLEPYIGLHYLATDIPQALRFLFKQNRVRMVVDCNAMPVRVIQDDRLMQPSCLVGSTLHAPHGCHAQYMANMGSIASLAMVDIINGNDEEGVGGRSAMRLWGLVVCHHTSARCIPFPLRHACEFLMQAFGLQLNMELQLSSQMLEKLVLRTQTLLCDMLLRDSPTGIVTQSPSIMDLVKCDRAALYYQGKYYPLGVTPTEAQIRDIVEWLLAFHGDSTGLSTDSLGDAGYDGVASLGDEVCGMAVAYITKRNFLFWFRSHTAKEIKWGGAKHHPEDKDDGQRMHPRSSFKAFLEVVKSRSLPWENAEMDAIHSLQLILRDLFRCAEPSNSKAVVHAQLGNMELQVMDELSSVAREMVRLIETATAPIFAVDVDGCINGWNAKVEELIGLSVEEAMGKSLLRDLIYKEYEETVEKPLSRALRGIEVALKL; from the exons ATGGTTAATTCATTGAACTCAAAATTTCTTACTACTATACCCTTTG TAAAAGATTATAAAGTGGTGGAGAGTGTGAGGGAGCTTACTCGGTATGATAGGGTTATGGTGTATAAGTTCCACGAGGATGAGCATGGTGAGGTTGTGGCAGAGAGAAAGAGGCCGGATTTGGAGCCATATATTGGGTTGCATTATCTGGCCACGGATATACCTCAGGCATTGAGGTTTTTGTTTAAGCAGAATAGGGTTAGGATGGTTGTGGATTGTAATGCCATGCCGGTTAGGGTGATTCAGGATGATAGGCTTATGCAACCTTCGTGTTTGGTTGGTTCAACGCTTCATGCTCCCCATGGCTGTCATGCTCAGTATATGGCTAATATGGGCTCAATTGCCTCATTGGCAATGGTGGATATTATCAATGGAAATGATGAGGAAGGAGTTGGTGGGCGGAGTGCAATGAGGTTATGGGGTTTGGTGGTTTGTCATCACACTTCTGCTAGGTGTATTCCATTCCCTCTTCGCCATGCTTGTGAGTTCTTAATGCAGGCTTTTGGACTCCAATTGAATATGGAGTTGCAATTGTCATCACAGATGTTGGAGAAACTTGTTTTAAGGACGCAGACCCTCTTGTGTGATATGCTTCTTCGTGACTCACCTACTGGGATTGTTACTCAAAGCCCTAGTATTATGGACCTTGTGAAGTGTGATAGGGCAGCCCTCTACTATCAAGGGAAGTACTACCCTCTGGGTGTGACCCCAACTGAGGCCCAGATAAGGGACATAGTAGAGTGGTTGTTGGCTTTCCATGGAGATTCCACAGGTTTGAGCACAGACAGTTTGGGTGATGCTGGGTACGATGGAGTAGCCTCACTTGGAGATGAAGTTTGTGGAATGGCTGTTGCTTATATCACAAAAAGGAATTTCCTGTTCTGGTTCCGGTCCCACACTGCAAAAGAGATCAAATGGGGTGGCGCAAAGCATCACCCTGAGGACAAGGATGATGGGCAGAGGATGCATCCGCGTTCTTCTTTCAAGGCATTTCTGGAAGTGGTAAAAAGCCGCAGCTTGCCATGGGAGAACGCAGAAATGGATGCAATCCACTCTCTGCAGCTTATTCTGCGAGACTTATTTAGATGTGCTGAGCCAAGCAATTCTAAGGCTGTTGTACATGCCCAGCTTGGCAACATGGAGTTGCAAGTTATGGATGAACTCAGTTCGGTTGCAAGAGAAATGGTCAGGTTGATAGAGACTGCAACTGCTCCTATATTTGCTGTAGATGTTGATGGCTGTATAAATGGGTGGAATGCAAAGGTTGAAGAGTTGATAGGGCTCTCAGTTGAAGAAGCTATGGGGAAGTCTTTGCTTCGTGATCTTATTTATAAAGAATACGAAGAAACAGTAGAGAAGCCTCTTTCTCGAGCTTTAAGAG GAATTGAAGTTGCCCTCAAATTATGA
- the LOC115960912 gene encoding uncharacterized protein LOC115960912: MIVNSLTEVCNFLNISAQQRKVVRHTICPQVTQMRIWTGTLEEILNGLKSELDLLSCQCSSKGTKMGQQIVSSCLKFLADTAISFDHDSASWTRLAPAKAIGSSASHKWEDVLEMFNDLIECLKSEKELFLLVGEVEVMKGGLSQIKDILIDKSIGYKEARHQESLVQKKLSKTLGHSSKCLFTLLLYYLHGHARDIEVDLCGRIYSVGGEVRFCLYMGKILTIEEDKMVWSGVRQLDRALWLFKFVWETAGMRGVFSCKAICGVLVLRAGCLPIEEIHSLYMGSVFDKKFPIHISSDGEKIFHGDSWISAHSMQVISRYLYSNYYSYVK, encoded by the coding sequence ATGATTGTGAATTCACTCACTGAAGTGTGCAACTTCCTGAACATTTCTGCACAACAAAGGAAGGTGGTTCGGCACACAATATGCCCACAGGTCACGCAAATGCGGATATGGACAGGTACACTTGAGGAGATACTAAATGGATTGAAATCTGAGTTGGATTTGTTAAGTTGTCAATGCTCTAGCAAAGGGACCAAGATGGGTCAGCAGATTGTTTCTAGCTGTCTAAAGTTCCTGGCTGACACAGCTATTTCCTTTGACCATGATTCTGCTTCATGGACGCGGCTTGCGCCTGCAAAAGCTATTGGCTCCTCTGCTTCACATAAATGGGAAGATGTTCTTGAGATGTTCAATGATCTCATTGAGTGTTTGAAAAGTGAAAAGGAATTATTTCTTCTTGTGGGGGAGGTTGAGGTCATGAAAGGAGGACTGTCTCAAATCAAGGACATATTGATTGATAAAAGTATTGGATACAAAGAAGCTCGGCATCAAGAAAGCCTAGTGCAGAAGAAGCTCTCCAAGACATTGGGCCACTCGTCCAAGTGCTTGTTTACTCTTTTATTATATTACCTTCATGGACATGCTAGAGATATTGAAGTGGATTTATGCGGTCGAATTTATAGCGTTGGTGGTGAGGTTAGGTTTTGCTTGTACATGGGAAAGATTTTGACTATAGAAGAGGATAAGATGGTTTGGAGTGGGGTGAGGCAATTGGACAGGGCTCTTTGGCTTTTCAAGTTTGTGTGGGAAACTGCGGGAATGAGAGGAGTTTTCAGCTGCAAGGCCATTTGTGGTGTGTTGGTGCTGAGGGCAGGATGCTTACCTATAGAGGAAATACATTCTTTGTACATGGGATCAGTGTTTGACAAAAAATTCCCTATACATATTAGTTCAGATGGTGAAAAGATATTTCATGGTGATTCATGGATCAGTGCACACTCTATGCAAGTCATTTCCAGATACTTATACTCAAACTATTATTCATATGTGAAATAA